The following proteins come from a genomic window of Anopheles ziemanni chromosome 3, idAnoZiCoDA_A2_x.2, whole genome shotgun sequence:
- the LOC131288134 gene encoding guanine nucleotide exchange factor MSS4 homolog has product MASEQSTSPDYTHLVDADSKNKTDVKCDHCGSVMLKPANAEFTTVQYELPLARQKRQNADKEEDFTRETLKHFWMVKDMFTFENIGFSNTVNNRKYLICADCEIGPVGYHDLETKQCYVALGRVKHE; this is encoded by the exons ATGGCCAGTGAACAGTCGACCAGTCCTGATTACACACACCTGGTCGATGCGGATTCtaagaacaaaacagatgtAAAGTGTGACCATTGTGGTTCGGTTATGCTAAAACCAGCGAATGCCGAATTCACAACTGTTCAG TACGAACTTCCGCTGGCCCGGCAGAAGCGACAAAACGCCGACAAAGAGGAAGACTTTACGAGGGAAACACTGAAACACTTCTGGATGGTGAAGGACATGTTCACGTTCGAAAACATCGGCTTCAGTAATACGGTCAACAATCGGAAGTATTTGATCTGTGCCGACTGTGAGATCGGTCCGGTAGGGTATCATGATTTGGAAACCAAACAGTGCTACGTTGCTCTTGGGCGAGTAAAACACGAATAA
- the LOC131289924 gene encoding large ribosomal subunit protein eL27 codes for MGKIMKSGKVVLVLGGRYAGRKAIIMKTFDDGTPDKQFGQALVAGIDRYPRRVSRKMSKERLHKRCKIKPFIRMLNYNHLMPTRYSVPDVSLDSKVSAAELKDPAKRKKARHQIRMKFEERHKTGKNKWFFQKLRF; via the exons ATGGGTAAGATTATGAAATCTGGAAAGGTGGTACTCGTCCTTGGAGGACGGTACGCCGGTCGCAAGGCTATCATCATGAAGACGTTCGACGACGGCACCCCTGACAAGCAGTTCGGTCAGGCTCTGGTCGCCGGTATCGATCGCTACCCACGTCGTGTTTCACGAAAAATGAGCAAGGAGCGCCTCCACAAGCGCTGCAAGATCAAGCCATTCATCAGG ATGCTTAACTACAACCATCTGATGCCAACGCGTTACAGCGTTCCAGACGTGAGCCTAGACAGCAAAGTTTCCGCCGCGGAGCTGAAAGATCCGGCCAAGCGGAAGAAGGCTCGCCACCAGATCCGTATGAAGTTCGAGGAGCGACACAAGACTGGCAAGAACAAGTGGTTCTTCCAGAAGCTCCGTTTCTAA
- the LOC131289867 gene encoding U2 snRNP-associated SURP motif-containing protein, translating to MGKRPLSRKELEEQKKREDEAAAAHAFKEFVETFQEAPSKISKVWVKAGTYDAGSRKEDTRDRGKLYKPQSRLESDQEKSMDYVKMVASENRKDVALGKKRNQEKKKSNLEIFKEELRQIQEEREERHKYKHMARSMLPGTSSAESDPVYKETESGSFDNGDPNTTNLYLGNLNPKISEQALMELFGKYGPLASIKIMWPRSEEEKMRGRNCGFVAYMSRRDAERALRALNGRDVMGYEMKLGWGKSVPIMTHPIYIPPKLLAYTLPPPPSGLPFNAQPHPSDTDNIPKMTSVAYMSEPELKERMDSVLVKSVVKVVIPTERHLLMLIHRMVEFVIREGPMFEALIMTREMDNPMYKFLFENESPAHIYYRWKLFSLLQGDTPGDWRTKEFRMFKNGSIWKPPPINFYTQGMPDELLADEEGIETNKGNLSLAQRDRLEDLIRHLTPERQKIADAMIFCIEHADAAEEICECITEALSSNDTLVKKKVARLYLISDILHNSAVKVQNASFFRKAMEKNLLDIFRNLNGYYMQLDSRLKAEGFKSRVMGVFRAWEEWTIYPREFLLKLQHTFLGIQPVEKQPEEEPEEEKEDEDLDGIPLDGAALLKSAMLCGMASEENRTPLIKHDIYSDEDDIDGMPLADDDIDGIPLDNAADELGGKPGSGSFIPSKWESVDASQIEAQAVTTSKWDTLDPVVPEPPKISLQNSGGSMGRKYGNTYSEDDDDDRDDDGNGAPDQDELRRLRLREIEVKIVQYQDEFESGSRPVRTGWTMHEEIDSYRMKLIKEMEKELRHKGREEQNWPASDEDNRSRKATKRSPSEDSLRKHKRRRTSISPGSKSSKRRMSTSSSDEEQSSMDRIASRYRYSSERSVSPGAASSSRTSKYDLLGSPAAASRHTSTGESAGYDRYDRDRDRSRDGRDHREKKELGRERTQLSHERDHREHRERGRDSERGHGRDHDRDRGTRDDRERERDYDRDRTRDSTSSSRYRERERERERDRAKDVYASTSSSSSNRKESAGSSKYDDRVHGKRYR from the exons ATGGGGAAACGACCGCTATCGCGCAAGGAACTCGAGGAGCAAAAGAAACGTGAGGATGAAGCTGCTGCGGCTCAT GCATTTAAAGAGTTTGTTGAGACATTTCAAGAAGCACCCTCGAAAATATCTAAAGTATGGGTAAAGGCAGGAACGTACGATGCTGGTTCGAGGA AGGAAGATACACGCGACAGGGGAAAGCTGTACAAACCCCAGTCCCGCCTCGAGTCAGACCAGGAAAAATCGATGGATTACGTGAAAATGGTAGCGAGCGAGAATCGGAAAGATGTTGCcctgggaaagaaaagaaaccaagagaagaaaaagagcaatctTGAGATTTTCAAAGAAGAGCTCCGACAGATTCAGGAGGAACGCGAAGAGCGGCACAAGTACAAACATATGGCCCGCTCGATGCTGCCCGGAACAAGCTCGGCCGAGTCGGATCCAGTGTACAAGGAAACCGAATCGGGTTCATTCGACAACGGTGACCCCAACACGACCAACTTATATTTGGGCAATCTGAATCCAAAG ATATCTGAGCAAGCGTTGATGGAGCTTTTCGGCAAGTATGGGCCACTGGCGAGCATTAAAATCATGTGGCCCCGGTCCGAGGAGGAGAAAATGCGTGGTAGAAACTGTGGTTTCGTGGCGTACATGAGCCGGCGCGATGCCGAACGAGCCCTACGCGCACTGAACGGGCGCGATGTGATGGGATACGAGATGAAGCTTGGCTGGGGCAAATCCGTCCCAATAATGACGCATCCCATCTACATCCCACCGAAGCTGCTCGCTTACACACTACCTCCGCCACCGTCCGGGTTACCGTTCAATGCACAACCTCATCCATCGGATACGGACAACATTCCGAAGATGACCTCCGTAGCGTACATGTCGGAGCCGGAGCTGAAGGAACGGATGGACAGTGTGTTGGTGAAATCCGTTGTAAAGGTTGTCATACCTACCGAAAGACATCTGCTAATGCTCATCCATCGTATGGTGGAGTTTGTAATCCGCGAAGGACCAATGTTTGAAGCGCTCATTATGACGCGAGAAATGGATAATCCTATGTACAA gtTTCTGTTTGAAAACGAAAGCCCGGCGCACATTTACTACCGGtggaagttgttttctttgcttcaaGGTGATACGCCGGGTGATTGGCGTACGAAAGAGTTTCGTATGTTCAAGAATGGCTCGATTTGGAAACCGCCGCCGATTAATTTCTACACCCAGGGCATGCCCGATGAGTTGCTCGCGGATGAAGAGGGTATCGAGACGAATAAAGGAAATTTATCCCTAGC ACAACGAGATCGTTTGGAAGATCTTATCCGTCATCTTACCCCGGAGAGGCAAAAGATCGCCGATGccatgatcttctgcatcgaGCACGCTGATGCGGCAGAGGAAATCTGCGAATGCATAACCGAGGCGTTGTCTTCGAACGATACGCTCGTAAAAAAGAAGGTCGCCCGGCTGTATCTCATCTCAGACATTTTACACAACTCCGCCGTGAAGGTGCAAAACGCTAGCTTTTTTCGTAAAGCGATGGAAAAGAATCTGCTCGACATATTTCGCAATCTGAACGGGTACTACATGCAGCTGGACAGTCGACTGAAGGCGGAAGGATTCAAGAGCCGCGTGATGGGTGTGTTTCGCGCTTGGGAAGAATGGACGATCTATCCGAGGGAGTTTCTTTTGAAGTTGCAGCACACTTTTCTTGGAATTCAACCG GTCGAAAAACAACCGGAAGAGGAACCGGAAGAGGAGAAGGAAGACGAAGATCTCGATGGGATTCCGCTGGACGGGGCGGCACTGCTTAAAAGTGCCATGCTGTGTGGAATGGCAAGTGAAGAAAATCGAACCCCACTGATAAAACATGACATCTACAGCGATGAGGATGACATCGATGGTATGCCTCTGGCGGACGATGATATCGACGGTATTCCCTTGGACAACGCGGCGGATGAGTTGGGCG ggaaaccggGCAGTGGCTCATTTATCCCGTCCAAATGGGAATCGGTTGATGCATCACAAATTGAAGCCCAAGCGGTCACCACCAGCAAATGGGATACACTAGATCCGGTTGTACCGGAGCCACCGAAAATTTCACTTCAAAATTCGGGTGGTTCGATGGGCCGGAAGTATGGCAACACCTACAGTgaagacgacgatgacgatcggGACGACGACGGGAATGGCGCACCAGACCAGGACGAGCTTCGACGGTTACGGTTGCGTGAAATAGAGGTAAAAATCGTCCAGTATCAGGACGAATTCGAGTCCGGTTCACGGCCGGTGCGCACCGGTTGGACGATGCACGAAGAGATCGATAGCTACCGGATGAAGCTGATAAAGGAAATGGAGAAGGAACTGCGCCATAAAGGTCGTGAAGAGCAGAATTGGCCTGCTTCGGATGAGGACAATCGCTCGAGGAAAGCTACCAAGCGCAGTCCAAGCGAGGATAG cttaagaaaacacaaaagaaGAAGGACATCCATTTCTCCAGGTTCAAAATCGTCAAAACGTCGGATGTCCACCAGTTCCTCCGACGAGGAACAATCGTCGATGGACCGGATTGCATCACGCTATCGATACTCTTCGGAGCGCTCCGTGTCCCCGGGAGCAGCTTCCAGTTCACGTACCAGTAAATATGATCTTCTTGGATCTCCGGCTGCCGCGAGCAGACATACCAGCACTGGGGAATCCGCCGGTTATGATCGatacgatcgcgatcgcgaccGGAGCAGGGATGGCCGCGATCACCGCGAGAAGAAGGAACTAGGAAGGGAAAGAACGCAACTTTCGCACGAACGTGACCATCGGGAGCATCGGGAAAGGGGACGCGATAGTGAACGGGGCCATGGGCGTGATCATGATCGCGATCGAGGGACCCGTGACGATCGGGAACGTGAACGAGACTACGATCGTGATCGGACTAGAGACAGCACTTCCAGTTCCCGTTACCGGGAACGTGAACGTGAACGGGAACGAGATCGAGCGAAGGATGTGTACGCCAGTACCAGTAGCAGTAGTAGCAATAGGAAAGAATCTGCAGGAAGTTCAAAGTATGATGATAGAGTTCATGGTAAACGATATCGGTAA